The following proteins come from a genomic window of Miscanthus floridulus cultivar M001 chromosome 2, ASM1932011v1, whole genome shotgun sequence:
- the LOC136539589 gene encoding uncharacterized protein yields the protein MQVCPSWCDNHRECWTEIVRMWRTDEAYARRADRQGRRAQMRGVSHHQGNQPLPQFATRWTQTHGGQEINEYTAYLLSHKGKATDPNNVYNPEDGPDAYTNPTAYEKATEYTVAARQRYGETFDPTAEPLDTDLLQRLGPGKQHGRYYMAHSALDPSQVPTLTQVRSTPTSSSDIPVAPRRQSASQAQMEAKMEERIATLHAQMMAQQMAYQQSLQQHYNTQMQNMASFFQSMQTPGASTPPPLPMFAPPPPPSEFFPVPALVAPGGTPVQSTGSNPSPGGPGHQMMSYPPPAPYPPYPPPRGPPPTYSWPPVRGGWQYAQAPQFGPRGFPWANPGGSGGGADDETGDGATS from the exons atgCAGGTGTGTCCGTCGTGGTGCGACAACCACAGGGAATGCTGGACGGAGATTGTGCGCATGTGGCGCACGGATGAGGCGTACGCGAGGCGCGCCGACCGTCAGGGCCGCCGCGCGCAGATGCGAGGGGTGTCACACCACCAAGGGAATCAGCCCCTCCCCCAGTTCGCGACAAGATGG acgcagacgcacggtgggcaggaaatcaacgagtacaccgcgtacctcctctctcacaagggcaaggcgacggatccgaacaacgtctacaacccggaggacgggcccgatgcgtacaccaaccccaccgcctacgagaaggccaccgagtacaccgtcgcggctcgccagcgctacggggagacgttcgaccccaccgccgagcccctggacacagacctcctgcagaggttgggaccagggaagcagcacggccgctactacatggcccacagcgccctcgacccgtcccaggttcctacgctgacccaggttcgatccacgcccacgagctccagcgacatccccgtagcgccccggcggcagtcagcgtcacag gcccagatggaggccaagatggaggagaggatcgccacgttgcacgcgcagatgatggcgcaacagatggcttaccagcaaagcctgcagcagcactacaacactcagatgcagaacatggccagcttcttccagtccatgcagacgcccggggcgtctacaccgcctcctcttccaatgttcgctccaccgcctcctccttcagagttttttcctgtgcctgctcttgtcgctcctggagggaccccg gtacagtcgacgggttcgaacccgtctcctggaggtcccggccatcagatgatgtcgtatccaccacctgcaccctatccaccgtatccacctccgcgtggccctcctccgacgtactcgtggccgccggtgcgcggagggtggcagtacgcgcaggcgcctcaatttggtccaagggggtttccgtgggcaaaccctgggggctctgggggtggagcggacgacgagaccggggacggcgcgacgagctag